A portion of the Streptomyces platensis genome contains these proteins:
- a CDS encoding GH92 family glycosyl hydrolase — protein sequence MRLRHRHSPLRGIARPAALAAAALLVITAPGPAQAAPAQPPRGATEFHSSFESGEPQPDWTDTVETGPDGKPRTSGVSPETTPATPGMNTGTDTGPRDSPTAKAHAGFTGGHALRYAGTHTAAGRGYSYNKIFDVNLPVTAATSLSYKIFPEMAKSDPVYPATHTAVDLAFTDGTYLSELSAVDQHGAPLTPQGQAAAKTLYANQWNNREARIGAVAAGKTVDRILVGYDAPAAPRTAPAFRGWIDDLTLAPKAPDKPLAHYSDYAVTTRGTLSSGSFSRGNTFPATAVPNGFNFWTPVTNAGSADWLYEYARKNNADNLPTLQAFSASHEPSPWMGDRQTFQVMPSAAAGTPDASRTGRALPFHHDNETARPHYYGVTFDNGLKTEITPTDHAALMRFTFPGDRASLIFDNVNSKGGLSLDTERGIVTGFSDVKSGLSVGATRLFVYAAFDAPVTGGGRLEGGAGKDVTGYLRFKPGADRTVTMRIATSLISVEQAKANLTREIPDGASFAGVKDRAQSQWDDLLGRIEVEGANRDQLSTLYSNLYRLYLYPNSGFEQVGARSRYASPFSPQVGQDTPTRTGSKIVDGEVYVNNGFWDTYRTTWPAYSLLTPKRAGRMVDGFVQQYKDGGWISRWSSPGYADLMTGTSSDVAFADAYVKGVDFDAEAAYAAAVKNATVAPPHPGVGRKGMTTAPFLGYTSTDTREGMSWALEGYLNDFGIARMGKALYEKTKKPRYKEESAYFLSRAQNYVKLFDRRVGFFQGKDARGDWRLPPGSFDPRVWGHDYTETNAWTFAFTAPQDTRGLANLYGGRTALGKKLDAYFSTPETASKEFAGSYGQVIHEMTEARDTRMGMYGHSNQPSHHIAYVYDAAGQPWKTQEKVREAMSRLYLGSEIGQGYPGDEDNGEMSAWYVFSSLGFYPLVMGQGEYAVGSPLFTKATVHLENGRDLTVNAPRNNARNVYVQGLRVNGRPWNSTALPHQLLARGGTLDFAMGDRPSAWGTGAHAAPTSITKDSHVPAPPQDVTAPDGGPLVDNTSDTAAELTDAPVDLTRPTQVTSYTLTSADHATAPAGWTLEGSPDGKRWTRLDHRDAESFTWDRQTRVFGIARPGSYRHYRLVPDGPGTLAEIELLRTP from the coding sequence GTGCGGCTCAGACACCGGCACAGTCCACTGCGGGGGATCGCCCGCCCCGCCGCCCTCGCGGCGGCCGCTCTGCTCGTCATCACCGCGCCCGGCCCGGCCCAGGCCGCGCCAGCCCAACCGCCCCGAGGGGCAACGGAGTTCCACTCCTCCTTCGAATCCGGCGAACCGCAGCCGGACTGGACCGACACCGTCGAGACCGGCCCCGACGGAAAGCCCCGGACCTCCGGCGTCAGCCCGGAGACCACCCCGGCGACACCCGGGATGAACACCGGGACCGACACCGGCCCCCGCGACTCCCCCACCGCCAAGGCCCACGCCGGCTTCACCGGAGGGCACGCACTGCGCTACGCCGGCACCCACACCGCCGCCGGCCGCGGCTACTCGTACAACAAGATTTTCGACGTCAACCTGCCGGTCACCGCGGCCACTTCGCTCTCCTACAAGATCTTCCCGGAGATGGCGAAGAGCGACCCGGTCTACCCGGCGACCCATACCGCCGTCGATCTGGCCTTCACCGACGGTACGTACCTCAGCGAACTGTCCGCCGTCGATCAGCACGGCGCACCGCTGACGCCCCAAGGCCAGGCCGCCGCCAAGACGCTCTACGCCAATCAGTGGAACAACCGGGAAGCGCGGATCGGCGCGGTCGCCGCAGGCAAGACCGTCGACCGGATCCTGGTCGGCTATGACGCGCCGGCGGCACCACGGACGGCGCCGGCCTTCCGCGGCTGGATCGATGACCTCACCCTCGCGCCCAAGGCCCCGGACAAACCGCTCGCCCACTACTCCGACTACGCCGTCACCACCCGCGGCACGCTCTCCAGCGGCAGTTTCTCGCGCGGCAACACCTTCCCCGCCACCGCCGTTCCCAACGGCTTCAACTTCTGGACCCCGGTCACCAACGCGGGCTCGGCGGACTGGCTCTACGAGTACGCGCGGAAGAACAACGCCGACAATCTCCCCACCCTCCAGGCGTTCAGCGCCAGCCATGAGCCGAGCCCGTGGATGGGCGACCGGCAGACCTTCCAGGTCATGCCGTCCGCCGCGGCCGGCACCCCGGACGCCTCGCGTACCGGCCGGGCGCTGCCCTTCCACCACGACAACGAGACCGCCAGGCCGCACTACTACGGCGTGACCTTCGACAACGGCCTCAAGACGGAGATCACACCCACCGACCATGCCGCGCTGATGCGCTTCACCTTCCCCGGCGACCGGGCGAGCCTGATCTTCGACAACGTCAACAGCAAGGGCGGGCTGAGCCTGGACACCGAACGCGGGATCGTCACCGGCTTCTCGGACGTCAAGAGCGGACTGTCCGTCGGCGCCACCCGGCTGTTCGTCTACGCCGCCTTCGACGCCCCGGTCACCGGCGGCGGCCGGCTCGAAGGCGGGGCCGGGAAGGACGTCACCGGCTACCTCCGCTTCAAGCCCGGGGCGGACCGCACCGTGACGATGCGGATCGCGACCTCGCTCATCAGCGTGGAGCAGGCGAAGGCGAATCTGACCCGGGAGATCCCCGACGGCGCGTCCTTCGCCGGCGTCAAGGACCGGGCGCAGTCGCAGTGGGACGACCTGCTGGGCCGTATCGAGGTCGAGGGCGCGAACCGTGATCAGCTCAGCACGCTCTACTCCAACCTCTACCGGCTTTACCTCTACCCCAACTCCGGCTTCGAGCAGGTCGGTGCGCGCAGTCGCTACGCCAGCCCGTTCTCGCCGCAGGTCGGCCAGGACACCCCGACCCGCACCGGCTCGAAGATCGTCGACGGTGAGGTGTACGTCAACAACGGCTTCTGGGACACCTACCGGACCACCTGGCCCGCCTATTCGCTGCTCACCCCGAAACGCGCGGGGAGAATGGTCGACGGCTTCGTTCAGCAGTACAAGGACGGCGGCTGGATCTCCCGCTGGTCCTCGCCCGGTTATGCGGACCTGATGACCGGGACGAGTTCCGATGTGGCGTTCGCCGATGCCTATGTCAAGGGGGTGGATTTCGATGCCGAGGCGGCCTATGCCGCGGCCGTCAAGAACGCCACCGTCGCCCCGCCGCACCCCGGGGTCGGCCGTAAGGGCATGACCACCGCGCCCTTCCTCGGCTATACGAGCACCGATACCCGCGAAGGCATGTCCTGGGCACTGGAGGGCTACCTCAACGACTTCGGTATCGCCCGTATGGGCAAGGCGCTGTACGAGAAGACCAAAAAGCCCCGCTACAAGGAAGAATCGGCCTATTTCCTGAGCCGCGCCCAGAACTACGTCAAGCTCTTCGACCGCCGGGTCGGCTTCTTCCAGGGCAAGGACGCCAGGGGCGACTGGCGGCTGCCGCCGGGCAGCTTCGACCCCCGGGTCTGGGGCCATGACTACACCGAGACCAACGCCTGGACCTTCGCCTTCACCGCGCCGCAGGACACCCGGGGGCTGGCCAACCTCTACGGCGGCCGCACCGCCCTGGGCAAGAAACTGGATGCGTACTTCTCCACGCCGGAGACCGCGTCCAAGGAATTCGCCGGCTCCTACGGCCAGGTCATCCATGAAATGACCGAGGCCCGCGACACCCGTATGGGCATGTACGGGCACAGCAATCAGCCCTCGCATCACATCGCCTATGTCTATGACGCGGCAGGGCAGCCCTGGAAGACGCAGGAAAAGGTCCGCGAGGCGATGTCCCGGCTCTACCTCGGCAGCGAGATCGGCCAGGGGTACCCGGGCGACGAGGACAACGGGGAGATGTCCGCGTGGTACGTCTTCAGCTCGCTCGGCTTCTATCCGCTGGTGATGGGCCAGGGCGAATACGCGGTGGGCTCCCCGCTCTTCACCAAGGCCACGGTCCATCTGGAGAACGGCCGCGATCTCACCGTGAACGCCCCGCGCAACAACGCGCGCAATGTCTATGTCCAGGGCCTCCGGGTGAACGGCAGACCCTGGAATTCCACCGCCCTGCCGCACCAACTCCTCGCCCGCGGCGGCACCCTGGACTTCGCCATGGGCGACCGGCCCTCCGCCTGGGGCACCGGAGCGCACGCCGCCCCCACCTCGATCACCAAGGACAGCCACGTCCCCGCCCCGCCTCAGGACGTCACCGCCCCCGACGGCGGCCCGCTCGTCGACAACACCTCCGACACCGCGGCCGAACTGACCGACGCCCCAGTGGACCTCACCCGGCCCACGCAGGTCACGTCCTACACCCTCACCTCAGCGGACCACGCCACGGCCCCGGCCGGCTGGACGCTGGAGGGCTCCCCGGACGGAAAGCGGTGGACGCGGCTGGACCACCGCGACGCCGAGTCCTTCACCTGGGACCGGCAGACGCGGGTGTTCGGCATCGCCCGGCCGGGCAGCTACCGGCACTACCGGCTGGTGCCCGACGGCCCGGGCACCCTCGCCGAGATCGAGCTGCTCAGGACGCCATGA